The genomic region TAGCTGTATTGAGGCGAGTTGCTCCACCTGTCATTACGCTGGATCTCGGTTTGCCGCCAGATCCGGCAAACGTGAGTGAGGGGATAGCAACCTTGAAAGAGGTTTTGCGTCTGGCTCCCAGAACCAAGGTGATTGTCGTGACAGGGAACGACGATCGTACCAATGCGCTGAAAGCACTGGAACTTGGGGCCTACGATTTTTATCAGAAGCCAATCGATTCGGATGTGCTGAAGGTCATAATTGATCGGGCGTATCAGCTCTATGAGCTGGAAGAGGAGAACCGAAATCTCGCGTTGCGGCAGGGGAAATCGCCGCTGGATGGGGTAATTGCCAATAGTCCGGAAATGCTGGATGTCTGCCGGGTTATCGAAAAGGTGGGTCCGACGGATGCTACAACCCTTCTATTGGGTGAGAGTGGTACCGGTAAAGAGGTGCTTGCCAAGGCGATCCATGAAATCAGTGCCAGAAATGAGTACCCATTTGTTGCTATTAACTGTGCTTCTATACCGGACACTTTGCTTGAAAGTGAACTTTTCGGCTATGAGAAAGGTGCATTTACCGGTGCCGCTAAAAGAACGCTGGGCAAAATTGAGCATGCGAATGGAGGAACGCTGTTCCTGGATGAGATTGGTGATATGCCCTTATCGCTACAGGCAAAGCTGCTGCGTTTTCTGCAGGAACGGGTGATCGAGCGGGTTGGCGGACGTGCTGAGATTTCTGTGGATGTCAGAGTGATCTGCGCCACGAATCGGGACCTCGATGAAATGATCGGTAGTGGTACTTTCCGTGAGGACCTTTTCTATCGAGTGAGTGAAATTACGATCAACATCCCACCACTGCGTGACCGAGCAGGAGATGCGGTGTTGCTGGCGTGGGCATTTTTGGCAAAATTTGCCGCTCAGAACTCAACCAAGGTCAGAGGGTTTAGCAAAGAAGCACTGCAGTCTATTGAGGACTATTCATGGCCGGGCAACGTCCGTGAGCTGGAAAACAAAATAAAACGCGCAGTCATTATGGCGGAGGGTTCGCAAATCTCAGCAGAAGAGTTGCAATTGAGCGCAGGTTCAGAAGAGAGTCAGCCTTTTAATTTACGTGAAGTAAGAGATCAAGCTGAAGCAAGTGCAGTGTCGCGCGCCCTGACTTATGTCGAAGGGAATGTCTCCAAAGCGGCCGAATTGCTCGGCGTGAGCCGTCCAACACTATATGATCTTGTGAACAAATATGGTCTCAAATAGCAGCGGCGTGATGAATAGCAGAACGGCAGCTTCCCCCGCAATTTTGTTGATTGTAGGATTGTTACTGGTTTTTCCTCTTTATTATCCAACGCTCGGCAGCTTTTTTAACCTTTGGACAGCATCGGACTCAGATCAGTCCCATGGCTTTCTTTTGTTCGCCGTTTGTCTCTACATTTTCTACGAGGAGTGGAAAGCCAGAAAGGACAGCCTCTCTGTCAAGCCAAGATATATCGGCTTGATCGGGATAATTGTTTTGTCCTTGCTTTGGATGATGTCTGGTTTGGTCTATATAGAATCATTGCAGCAAGCATTATTTATTGCCATCTTAGCAATGATTATCTTTAGTTTTCTGGGCCTCAAGGATGGGGTACCGTTCTATTTTCCGGTGCTTCTGTTGTTGAGTGTTGTGCCGGTTTGGAAAGTGTTGGCGCCTTATCTGCAAACCGGAACAGCCGTTACAGTCGGCTACATGCTTCAGGCATCTGGGATAACGTCAGTCAGGGAAGGGTATCTGCTGATCATCCCAGAAGGCACCTTTGAGGTGGCTGAATTTTGTAGTGGGCTACGGTATCAAATTGTTGGTATTACGATTTCGTTGCTGTATGCAAGACAGTCTGGTTTCTACCTGAAAGAGACTATCGCATATGTTGCGTTTGCCTCTCTTCTAGCGTTTGCTGCCAATCTTATGCGCGTATATTCTGTTGTTGTGATAGGGCACCTTAGCAACATGGAGAGCGAGATCGTACACGATCATAATATGCTGGGTTGGATGATTTTTGGTGTTTTCATCCTCATCTATTTATGGGGTTCGCAACGTTATCTACCGATACGCTCAGCCATAGAACAAGTGGAAGGCGACGGTATAAAGTTGGCAGACGGGACCAAGCGCAGAAACCTGAGATTCACAGTTCTGGTTTTTTTTGCAACATTGACTGGCCCGGCGCTGGCCTTTTTCTACATGTCAGGTGGGGCGGAAACAGACAGTTCCAGGGTTGAATTGCCAGGTAAAATAGCTGACTGGAAGTTGGTAGAAAACAGTCTGACTTCATGGAAACCTGATTGGTTGCAGGGGAATTCTGTTGTTGAAGGTAGATACAGCGATGGAGCACATAGAGTTGATGTGTTTTTGTCCCGTTTCAGCTCACAAGAACAGGGTAGAGAGGCGATCAGTGTCCTGAATAAAGTATATGATTTTGACGTATGGTCGAGAATCTATCGGCGTGTTACCGATCTCGGTCAGGTAAATGGTCGTAACTTAATTGTTGAAGAGACTAGGCTGAAAGCCGCTGGGTCAGATAGAGGGCGAATTGTCTGGCGTTGGTACAATGCGGCGGGTAAGCGGGAACAAAAAAATATCAAAGCCAAGTTGCTGAATCTACTGGGTATTTTAAAAGGAAATCCTGAGATAGATGTCAATATGGTGAGTTATGACCTCGGTGCCGATGAGGATAAAACCAGGATCAGGATGGTCGGATTTCTACCAGGGTATCTGTCTGCGGTGGAGAAATAGTGTGTTTCAATCAAGATTGTCGTGAGGAATAGCTGAACTTGCAACTATTCAGAACCTCTATTATGAACACAATTGATTTATAAAAAACCGGGCATGGAATAAAAGACGATGTATATCGAAAAAAAGCGATTTCTCAAAGCGATATTGATGGCATCTGCTGCAGCGGCGATTTTGTTGAGTGGTTGTGGCGGTCAGGATGATGAACTTGCCTATCTGGAGAGCGCGCAGACTCATACGGAAGGGAAGCAGTATCAAAAGGCTGTTATTGAGTTAAAAAATGTTCTACAGATCAACCCAGGCAATGGTGATGCAAGATTAATGCTGGCAAGAGTTTATCTTAAGATCAGGGATGGCGCATCGGCTGAGAAGGAGTTAATACGGGCAAAGCAACTGGGTATGCAGGAGAAAGATTTCTATCTGATAAAGGGAGAGGCTTTGCTGCAGCAGCGGCTCTACAATCGAATCCTCGATGAAATAAAAGAAGAAGGGATTCAGGCTGCGGATCTGAGTAAAGTACAGATTTTGCGTGCCCAAGCGTTTGCCGGGAATAACAAGAAAGAGAAGGCATTGGACTTATACCATGCTGTTCTTGCACGAGAGGGCAGCTATGCGAAGGCTTATTCAGGGATAGGGCGAATCTTCCTTGTAGAAAAGGATTATGAAAAAGCTATAGAGGCAAGTGATGAAGCACTTCAAGTTGAAAAGAAAAATGTCGATGCATGGACCATCAAAGGATTAGCGTATTTCAAACTGCAAAAATTCCCTCTTGCGGAAGAGAGCTTTGAAAGTGCACTGGCTGGACTTGAACAGGAAATGTTTTCTCAGCGTAAGTTTGTTCTGCGTATTTCTTTTATTCAGACGCTGCTGGCACAGAAGAAGATTGATAAAGCTTCTGCAAATATCGAAATCATCAGGAAATCCATACCAGAAAATCCCTTCGTCTCCTATTTGTCAGCATTGCGCTACTTTATGGCGGGAAAATATGATTTGGCTGAAACGGATCTGCATCACGTAATCAAAGTAATGCCGGGCCATGTGCCTACGCATCTGCTTCTGGGCTCGGTGCACTTTGCCAGAAGAAACTATGAACAGGCGAATGATTTCCTTACAAGGTATGTCAATGAAGTACCGACACACATTCAGGCGAGGAAGCTATTGGGTGAGACACGTTTACGCTTGAACAAGCCTGGTGACGCGGTCGAAATTTTAGCTCCCATCGTAAATGATGATACCAAAGATGTAGAACTTCTGACTATGATCGGCAATGCTGCAAGTCAGTCGGGGCAAGATTCATTAGGTACCCACTACCTGAGAAAAGCTGCGTCAGTCAGACCTGAAAGTACTGGCATCAGAGAAGAACTTGCAAAAGCATATTTAAGGAAAGGTGCGATTGATCAAGCCATTGAAGAGCTGGAGGGGCTTTCCGACACAAATTCGTCTGATAGTAACCGCCTTCTTCTTATCTACGCTTATTTGAGAAAACAGGAGTTTTCGCAGGCAGTAAAACTGACGGATGAACTGCTGTCAGCTAATCCTGAAAGCCCAATACTGATGACGCTAAAAGGCGGGATTCAGACTATGAGTGGAGAGAGGGCCAATGCACGTACGCTGTTTCAAAATGCCTTGAAGAGCAAGAAAGACTATCTGCCTGCACTGTTTGCGCTGTCTAAACTTGATCTGGAGGATGGAAAGTTAACTGAATCGGGTGACAGGCTGAATCAGATTCTTGCATTGGATCCTAATAACGTGAACGCAATGCTTGGACTTTCACAAATTTCCGAGCGTAGGCAGAATAGGAAGCAAGCACTCTCCTGGATTGAGCAGGCAAGGAAGGCAAATGCTTCAGCCTTGGTCCCAAGGTTTGTATTGGCCAGATATTACCTGAAAACGGGTAAAACCGATGAAGCATTGGAAGTGTTGAAGGAGGTTGAGGCGATAAAGCCAACCGACGTGACATTCCTTCTATTGATGGGAAATGCTGAGTTGCAAATAGGGCGTTTCAATAAGGCGATTGATTATTTTGAAAGATATGTTCGGCAACAACCTCAGTCGATTGCAGGTTACATAGCACTCGCCACAGCAGAGTCGAAACATGGTCGTCTTTCCAGTGCAAAACGCACTCTGAAAAAAGCGCTGGAAATTAACCCAAACCATTTGCGTGCAACAATTCTGTTTATCTCTATTGAAACTAAAGAGAAGAATTATCCTGAGGCCGAACGACTGGCGATGATAGTCAAAGAGAATAAAAAAACGGAGCAGTGGGGTTACGTTCTCTTGAGTGATATCTATGTTCAATCGAGAAATTACGCAAAGGCTCAGGTGCTATTGAATGAGGGGCTGGCAAAGTATCAATCGTTCACACTGTCGGATAAGCTTTCCAAGGCATACTATCTCGATGACAAAAAAGATAAGTCAGTGGAAGTTATGCTGGAATGGGTGAAGAATAATCCTGACGACCTGAAGGGGACTTTGGCACTTGCATCCACCTACCAGAAAATGGATAGGATTGATGAGGCGGTTAAACTTTACCAAGGTGTTCTTGATAACAATTCGGGGAATGTAATCGCACTAAATAACATGGCGCTGATACTTTTTGAAAACAACCAGGAACTGGCGATATCATACGCAGAGAGAGCGTATAAAAATGCGCGCACGAGTACTGCAATTGCTGATACTTATGGTTGGATGCTGGTTCAAAGCGGCGATATAGAGAAAGGTTCTGAGATTTTGAGCAGAGTGGCAGTATCATCGGATGATCCCAATGTCTTGTATCACTATGCAGTAACTCTGCATCGAATGGGGCTGAAAGAGCAGGCAAAAAGGGCGCTTGCCCATGCCTTTGAGAGTGACCGGGAGTTTGAGGACATGGAAGGGGTAATGACTCTCAGAAAAGAATTGAATAAACGGTAGTATGATTGCACGCGCATTGAATAATCTGGAGATAGAGATGCAAGTATATTTTTCAACATTTTCCCGCAAGACATGGTTTTTTGCTCTGATGTTTCTGGTTACTGTGGGAGCGGGTTGTTCAAGCTCATCAATGAAGATGGAGTCCATCGATGCTGCTGACTCCGCTGTGAAAACAGACGCGACCCCGGTCTACCTGATTGGACCAGGTGATGCGCTCAGTGTCTTTGTATGGGGTAATCCTGAACTATCAGCAGATGTGATTGTTCGACCTGATGGCTATATCTCAACGCCTCTGGTAGAGGATGTCCAGGCATCGGGAAAAGCTCCGACAGACTTGGCTCGTGAAATGGAAGAGGAACTATCCAAGCTCATAAAAAATCCTAAAGTCACTGTCAGTCTTACAACAACTGTCGGACAGTACTCAGAACAGATAAGAGTTGTTGGACAAGCTTCCACGCCTCGCGCACTCCCTTATCGGGAGAATATGACTTTGCTGGATGTAATTATTGCGGTAGGTGGTCTGACAGAGTTTGCTGCTGGCAATAAATCGATTATCGTTCGCAATGTTGGTGGAAAAACAGAGCAGTACCGGGTTCGTCTTGATGACCTGATCAGAGATGGCGATATCTCTGCAAATGTTAAGGTGGTTCCAGGTGATGTTTTGATTATTCCTGAAACCTGGTTCTAGTATGCTCCACTTCGTAGTTATATGAGCATGTCAGTCAAAGAACACTGGTTAGGTATAACCTTTTCTGCGTTTATAATGATCGGCTGTATGATACAGAGTGACTGGGGTACGTAATGGTAAGTAGTATCGAAAAAGCGATAAATCGGCTGAACAAGGAGCGATCGCGCGATCAGAGTGACGGGGCGGAGCAGATTGTTGAGGCAGATGAGGTGTTGGTTGAATCTGATAACGTCGATGCTGAATCAAAATCAATAATCGGAGAGCAAACTGAGACCGCTAGAGATGTGCTGATGGCAGTCGACTCGGAAGTGTCCATCCCTGCTTCGGTTGAATCAGATGTTGTTGCTGCCGCACCTGGATTTCCTGAAAAAGATATCTGTGAAATTGATTTTGAAACCTTGGGTAAGGCAGGTTATCTAGTGCCTGATAGCGATCAACAGCGCTTGTCTGAGGAATATCGCATAATAAAGCGCCCTCTGTTGATGAATGCTTTTGGTAAGGGCGCCGCACCGGTTGAACGCGGTAACTTGGTTCTGGTTACAAGCTCTTTTCCTGGCGAAGGTAAAACCTACACGGCGATTAATCTTGGCGTCAGTATTGCCACTGAACTTGACTCCACTATCCTGCTCGTTGATGGTGATGTCCTAAAGTCATCTCTTAGCAAATTACTGGGGATGGAAGATAAGCCGGGTTTGATAGATGTCTTGGAAGACCCAACTATGGATCTTGGTGACGTGATTCAGAGTACACAAGTACCAAAACTGAAAATCCTCCCTGCCGGAAGACGACACCAAAACTCTACTGAGCTACTAGCCAGCGAAAGTATGGAGAAGATTTTGACAGAATTGGCTGAAAGGTACCCTGATCGTATTGTTTTATTTGATGCTCCTCCTATGCTGGCAACAACTGAAGCTGGTGTTCTTACTTATCGAATGGGACAGATAGTGATGGTTGTCGAAGCGGGCAAGACGGCAGTTGATGCTGTTAACGAATCGATTGCACAGCTTGATCCAAACAAAGTGATTGGTCTTGTTTTGAACAAAAGTAGAGTGAAGTCCGGCCATAAGTATTATGGTAGTTACTATGGTTGAATCTGTGCTCTTGAAAAAAATGATCTCTGGCAGAGGGGAAGCGACTATTAATCGGATATTCGTTTTTTCTTTGTTTTGTTTAATATATTCTAATGCCTTGGCGGTATCTTGGCATATTGAGCCCGTTGCCACTCTAAAAGGCTCATATACAGATAATGTAACGCTTGAGAGCAATGATCTGGCTGAAAGCGACTTTATTACGGAGATATTGCCGGGAATTCATATTTTGGGCGATGGAAATAGGCTGGATCTTGATTTCAACTATCGTCTTCAACATATTCGCTACCTTGATCATGCAGAGGCGAATAAAACCCAACACACGTTAGGTTTGGCAGCAAACATTTCGGTCGTTGAGGATCTGTTTTTTATCGATGTGAGATCAGATTTCACACAAAGGCCGGTTTTTTCAGACAGTGTGCGTGATCCTGAAAATATTGCGATTACCGACGATGTTACGGATGTATTTATGACCTCAATATCGCCTTACCTGAACCATCGATTTGGTAATTTTGCTGTAGGCCGTCTGATGTACACTGCACAGCGTGTGAAGTATGCAGATTCGGCAACGAGTGATGTTGATCATAGAATACTTGATGGCTCTCTGGCTAGTGGGACACGGTTTACTAACTTTAGATGGAATCTGACTTATCTTGATAGAAAAGAAGAGCCTGAGGCAGGAATAGCTACGAGATTTAAGATCGGAATGGCTGATATGAGATACACGCTCTACAAGAGTGTATTTGCTATTGCTAAATTAGGTTATGAAAAAAATACTTATAGTGTTCCAAGTGATAGTGATGAGACAGAAGGTGAAGTCTGGGGTCTGGGTTTAGGTTGGGCGCCAACCACTAGAACAAGTATGGAGGCTGTGTTTGGTAAACGTTATTTTGGAAACACAGCAAATGTTATCGTTATTCATGAGGGCTCGCTGTTCACTGTTTCTGCTCTATATGATGAGGACTTTACTACAGGGTCTTTTGTCGATGGGGGATCCCCTTCGTTTGATGAGGATGGGAGGCCGGTCTATGGAATCGATCGCCCATCAATTTCTACAGAAGTTTATCTTAACAAAAGGTTATCAGCCGACCTTGTTCTGGAGTTACGAAAATCGGAGGTTACGTTTACAATATTTGATACTAAACGAGAATATCAGACAAGAGGCTCCACTGAACACGTTTATGGCGGTGATGTCGTCTGGGATTGGACGTTAAGTTCCAGAACTACTGCCACATTTGGTGCGTTTTGGCATCAGACTGCACCATTTGATGATGTACCAAGAGTCGATGATTTTTATGGTGGAGTGCGATTTGAACGCCGTTTCTCACCTCATTTGACAGGTGGCGCTGACTACTCTTTTACAAAGCGTGATTCCGTGCTCGAGGAAGAGAATTACAATAGGAACAGGGTAGGTGCGTTTGTTACATACGAGTTTTGATACGGCTAGAGTGATATCGCTGTAGAGTATTGCGTCGAGTGTCTTGTCGTTTTCAGTAATCTGGAATATTTGGAAATTTATTAGGCCTCTCAGGAATGATACTTGGGGGATCTTTTATTCCTGGGATGTTTTTATATGCAGTCTATTAACTGGTATGTCGAGCGGCTGAAAAGCATGTCCCAAGAGGAGATTGTCTGGAGGGCAAAGAGTCTTGCCCGTGACCATTTTGACAAAGTACGCTTCGCCATTGAATGGCTGCCCGCCGCCGATAAAACTGGTTGTTACGGCGCGGGGTTGTCTAATATGGGATTCAGTGTCAGTAATGTCAGGCTAGGTGCTTGGGAAGATGCGGAAATTGATGGGTTGACCAGAGAGTGGCGGCAGAAACTTGTCGTGAAAGCTGATGATCTGATGAAACACAATTTTACCTTTTTTGATTTGAACAACAAATTTCTTGGGCATCCGATTGATTGGAATAGGGATCATGGGGCCGATAAGCCCACACCTCAGAGGCTGGCACAGACGGTTAATTATAGGGACTTCGAAAATTCAGGCGATTGCAAATTGGTGTGGGAGCCCAACCGGCACCATCAACTGGTTGTACTGGGTCGGGCATATCGGGCGACCGGAAATGAAAGATATGCAGCTGAAGTTGTATCGCAAATTGAGTCTTGGATGGAGCAGAATAAAGCAGGTTATGGGATGAACTGGCGTAGCCCTCTGGAGCTTGGGATACGTCTAATCAACTGGGTGTGGGCGGTTGATATGATCCGTGATTCCGGAAAGCTTTCTGAGGAGTTTGTCGGCCAATTCAAACGCAATGTTTATCTACATTGTTGGGACGTGGCAAGAAAATTTTCGAAAGGTTCTTCAGCAAATAATCATCTTGTTGGAGAGGCAGCAGGTGTCTATATCGCTTCTAGCTATTTTACCGATATGGACGCTGCAAAGAGATGGCGTGTTGAATCAAAAAATATTCTGATAGAGGAGATTCAGTCACAGACATACCCTGATGGACTCAATAGAGAGCATGCTCTCGGTTATCAGTTTTTTGTTTTGCAATTTTATATTTTTTCAGGGCTTGTTGGACGCTGGACTAATGATGATTTTCCAGCCTCATATTGGCAGCAGATCAAGGCGATGGTTGAAAGTGTTATGGCGCTTTCTCTAGGTGGTGAATCTCTCCCGATGTTTGGGGACAGAGATGATGGCTATGTGCTTGATCTTGGTTCTGAACCTGAGGATATTGACGCTATTCTATCGGTTGGTGCTTTACTCTTTAATGATGCAGGGATGAAGTCTAATGTAAATCGTTTTTCTGAGACTGGATATTGGTTGTTCGGTAATAATGCCTGGCAGCAATTTGATGCTATCGAAATTAGTGATACAAGCGATAGACTCGCTTCATGTGCTTTTATCGACTCAGGGTATTATCTATTGCAGACTGGAAGCGTAGGAAAATCGAATTGTGTCAGTGTTCTTCTGGATTGTGCGGAGCTTGGATATGGGGCTATTGCAGCGCATGGGCATGCCGATGCACTAAGTTTCTCACTCAGAGTTGGGAGAAAGGATATTCTTGTCGACCCAGGAACGTATGACTACTTTACATACCCTGAGTGGAGAAAATACTTCAGAACGACAAGTGCACACAACACAGTGAGTATTGACGGGCTTGATCAATCAGAGATGCTTGGCCCGTTCATGTGGGGTAAACGGGCAAATACCACCCTAGAATCCTGGGAAACCCTGGACGATATGACACTGGCAGTCGCCAGTCACGACGGTTATACAAGACTTCCTGATCCGGTGACTCATAGGCGTAATCTGAAATTGAATAACAATGATAACTGCCTTACGATTAAAGATGATCTTCTTACTATATCCGGGCATACAGCGAAACTTTATTTTCACTTTTCCGAGTTCTGCGATGTGAAACAGTTGAGCGGGAACTTATTTGGAATAAATGTTGATGGTCTGGATGAGTTAATTAATTTTCAGCTTGACGATAGGCTATCTGTGGAGATATTGAAGGGTAGTGATGATCCGAAGTGTGGATGGGTTAGTCGCGGATATCATCAAAAAGTCCCAACGGTAACACTTGTTGCAACAAAAAAATTTACCGGTAATGTGAGTTTTACAACGACGATAAACTGCGGGATAAAATAATAGTGTAAGCCTGCTGAGGTAATATTATCTTTGTAGAGCAGACGGGAGTTTTTTGTGCGTTTTCTAAAACTGCTTTTTTTCATCTTAGCGATGATGGTGGGCGCAGCTTTCACGGTGCTCAATGCAGAGCCGGTACTTTTTAACTATTATTTTGGCAGTCGTGAATTCCCGCTTTCAGTAATCTTGATTGGTACGCTTGGTTTAGGTATTTTTCTTGGAATCCTGTCAGGGTTGAATACCATGTTAGGCCTGAAGCGAAAAAACTCCATTTTGCGGAGACGTTCACGTCTGGTAGATGAGGAGGTAAAGAATCTTCGGTCTCTCCCGCTTAAGGATCAATAGGTATGCTTGAGCTTTTGCTCTTGCTTCTACCGGTTGCGGCTGCTTCAGGTTGGTTTGCTGCTCGACGGAGTGAGGCTAGTCGGGATAAAACCAGTAGCCAGGAGGTCTTTCCCGCCTATTTTAAAGGATTGAATTTTCTACTGAATGAGCAGCCGGACAAAGCTATTGATGTCTTTGTTAAGCTTCTGGAAGTCGATAGTGATACGGTAGAAACGCATTTGGCATTGGGCAATCTGTTTCGCCGTCGGGGAGAGGTGGAACGGGCAATACGTATCCACCAAAACCTGATCGCACGACCCACCCTTTCAAGAGAACAGAGAGCCCAGGCTTTGCTGGAACTTGGCCAGGACTATATGCGAGCGGGGCTGTTCGATAGGGCTGAAAATCTTTTCGTAGAGTTGACTGAAATAAAACTTCATAGTGAACAGGCGCTCTCCAATCTCCTGGTGATTTACCAGCAGGAAAAAGAGTGGGATCGATGTTTGGAGGTGGCGCAGCAGTTGCAAGCGAGTGACGGCCACTCGCTTCAGCCAATAATTGCTCATTTTTACTGCGAGCAAGCTCAGCTGCTGATAAAAAAAGGCAATACTGTTTCTGCCATAGCAATACTGAAGAAGGCTCAGTCGGTAGACAGTGGATGCATTAGGTCGACTATTCTGTTGGGGGAGATAGAGAAGTCAAAGGATGACTGCCGAGCAGCCCTCAAAATATACAAAATGGTGGAAGTACAGGATTCCGCCTATTTGACTGAAATTGTGCCTTCTTTGATCGAGTGTTATGGAAAGATTGGCGATAGAGCTGCACTGAAGGATTATTTGAAACAATTATATAGCAGGCATCGCGATACTTCCGTAATGCTGGCGTTGACAGATATTATTACGGCCGAAGAGGATGTTTCATCAGCTGTTGATTTTGTCCTGCAACACCTAAAAGCGCTTCCCGATCTTAAAGGACTTGACCGGCTGGTCACTCTAAACTTGCAGAATAGTGGCAGCAACCCACGAGAGAGCATGGAAACACTCAACAAGGCGGTCGCGTTGATGCTGGCTCGCCAATCCTCGTATCAGTGTGAACAATGCGGATTTTCTGCAAAAAACCTGCATTGGCAGTGTCCCAGCTGCAACAACTGGAGTAGCATGAAACCGATTCGCGGATTGGGCTGTGGGCCCAGAGAAAAATAGGCGGTTGGTAGCTTATTCAACATCAATTTTATGAGGCCGTAGGACAGATGAGTGACAATGCTTCTCGGGTTATCGTTGCCCTGGATTTTCCTGATGAAACCTCTGCACTGGAACTGGTCGAAAAACTTGATCCTGGTATGTGCAGGCTTAAGGTGGGCAAAGAGATGTTCACTCGTTTGGGTCCCTCTTTTGTCGAACAACTGAGTGGCAAGGGATTCGATATTTTTCTCGATCTTAAATTCCATGATATTCCAAATACTGTTGCGGCTGCCTGCAGTGCTGCAGCAGACCTCGGTGTTTGGATGATGAATATTCATGCGTCGGGAGGGCGCCGCATGATGGAAGCGGCGGCGGAAAGGCTGGCAGCTCGCTCAGAAAGGCCACTTTTGGTGGCCGTGACAATTCTGACTAGCCTGTCAAAAGAGGATATTGCTGAAGTTGGTTATCATGGTGAACCAGCTGAAAATGTCTTGCGCTTGGCGGACCTCTCCCTCTCATCCGGGATGGATGGGGTTGTCTGCTCTCCCCGGGAAGCATCCGATATCCGAGGCAGGGCTGGGGACGATTTTCTACTGGTTACGCCCGGTGTTCGACC from Gammaproteobacteria bacterium (ex Lamellibrachia satsuma) harbors:
- a CDS encoding alginate lyase family protein codes for the protein MQSINWYVERLKSMSQEEIVWRAKSLARDHFDKVRFAIEWLPAADKTGCYGAGLSNMGFSVSNVRLGAWEDAEIDGLTREWRQKLVVKADDLMKHNFTFFDLNNKFLGHPIDWNRDHGADKPTPQRLAQTVNYRDFENSGDCKLVWEPNRHHQLVVLGRAYRATGNERYAAEVVSQIESWMEQNKAGYGMNWRSPLELGIRLINWVWAVDMIRDSGKLSEEFVGQFKRNVYLHCWDVARKFSKGSSANNHLVGEAAGVYIASSYFTDMDAAKRWRVESKNILIEEIQSQTYPDGLNREHALGYQFFVLQFYIFSGLVGRWTNDDFPASYWQQIKAMVESVMALSLGGESLPMFGDRDDGYVLDLGSEPEDIDAILSVGALLFNDAGMKSNVNRFSETGYWLFGNNAWQQFDAIEISDTSDRLASCAFIDSGYYLLQTGSVGKSNCVSVLLDCAELGYGAIAAHGHADALSFSLRVGRKDILVDPGTYDYFTYPEWRKYFRTTSAHNTVSIDGLDQSEMLGPFMWGKRANTTLESWETLDDMTLAVASHDGYTRLPDPVTHRRNLKLNNNDNCLTIKDDLLTISGHTAKLYFHFSEFCDVKQLSGNLFGINVDGLDELINFQLDDRLSVEILKGSDDPKCGWVSRGYHQKVPTVTLVATKKFTGNVSFTTTINCGIK
- the pyrF gene encoding orotidine-5'-phosphate decarboxylase, with product MSDNASRVIVALDFPDETSALELVEKLDPGMCRLKVGKEMFTRLGPSFVEQLSGKGFDIFLDLKFHDIPNTVAAACSAAADLGVWMMNIHASGGRRMMEAAAERLAARSERPLLVAVTILTSLSKEDIAEVGYHGEPAENVLRLADLSLSSGMDGVVCSPREASDIRGRAGDDFLLVTPGVRPLDAAADDQRRVMTPADAINAGSSYLVVGRPITAAADPLKALHAINNEILSVSQAG
- a CDS encoding LapA family protein, which translates into the protein MRFLKLLFFILAMMVGAAFTVLNAEPVLFNYYFGSREFPLSVILIGTLGLGIFLGILSGLNTMLGLKRKNSILRRRSRLVDEEVKNLRSLPLKDQ
- a CDS encoding TIGR03016 family PEP-CTERM system-associated outer membrane protein, coding for MVESVLLKKMISGRGEATINRIFVFSLFCLIYSNALAVSWHIEPVATLKGSYTDNVTLESNDLAESDFITEILPGIHILGDGNRLDLDFNYRLQHIRYLDHAEANKTQHTLGLAANISVVEDLFFIDVRSDFTQRPVFSDSVRDPENIAITDDVTDVFMTSISPYLNHRFGNFAVGRLMYTAQRVKYADSATSDVDHRILDGSLASGTRFTNFRWNLTYLDRKEEPEAGIATRFKIGMADMRYTLYKSVFAIAKLGYEKNTYSVPSDSDETEGEVWGLGLGWAPTTRTSMEAVFGKRYFGNTANVIVIHEGSLFTVSALYDEDFTTGSFVDGGSPSFDEDGRPVYGIDRPSISTEVYLNKRLSADLVLELRKSEVTFTIFDTKREYQTRGSTEHVYGGDVVWDWTLSSRTTATFGAFWHQTAPFDDVPRVDDFYGGVRFERRFSPHLTGGADYSFTKRDSVLEEENYNRNRVGAFVTYEF
- the lapB gene encoding lipopolysaccharide assembly protein LapB, giving the protein MLELLLLLLPVAAASGWFAARRSEASRDKTSSQEVFPAYFKGLNFLLNEQPDKAIDVFVKLLEVDSDTVETHLALGNLFRRRGEVERAIRIHQNLIARPTLSREQRAQALLELGQDYMRAGLFDRAENLFVELTEIKLHSEQALSNLLVIYQQEKEWDRCLEVAQQLQASDGHSLQPIIAHFYCEQAQLLIKKGNTVSAIAILKKAQSVDSGCIRSTILLGEIEKSKDDCRAALKIYKMVEVQDSAYLTEIVPSLIECYGKIGDRAALKDYLKQLYSRHRDTSVMLALTDIITAEEDVSSAVDFVLQHLKALPDLKGLDRLVTLNLQNSGSNPRESMETLNKAVALMLARQSSYQCEQCGFSAKNLHWQCPSCNNWSSMKPIRGLGCGPREK